The Pseudomonadota bacterium genome includes the window ACAAAAAGCGCTAAAAGTATATGTTTGATAGACATTTTCTAAAAACCAATAAATACAACTAAAACAACTCAAATTATTACTGCGAGTATCTTTTGATTATTTAAGGCGAAAAGAAAAAATTTGCAAGCTTTTTTTTGTGTCATACCCACCACGGGCATTGTCAGAGATCAGAAGTCAGAGGACAGAGGGCAGAGGTCAGAGGACAGAGGTCAGAGGACAGAGGTCAGTCCATATATGTTAAGTGTTAGGATTTTTATTTAATGTTTAATTTTTATTGACAGTAATAATTATATGGTATAAAATTTTCTGCCCTCTGCCCTCTGCCCTCTGCCCTCTGCCCTCTGCCCTCTGCCCTCTGCCCTCTGCCCTCTGCCCTCTGCCCTCTGCCCTCTGCCCTCAAGACACCGCTAAATCTACTTCTACCGTTCGGTCATTTCCAGAAAGAACCCAATTTTTGGCAGCAATTACGCTGCGCATAATTGAAGCCATGATCTGTGGCATGATACCCACTGAGACTGTCTCATCATTTTCATCCGGATTAAGCAATTTTAAAATTTGTTGCGGGACAGTCAGTGGGTGCGGGAAAACCTCAACCGGTACCTCAATATCAACCAGCTTTGCTTCCTGCTTGGCAAGCTCAATGGCCACTTGCATGCCGCCTAATTGATCCACAAGCCCTAATTTTAAAGCATCGCTTCCCGACCAAATTCGTCCCTTAGCAACGCTTTCAGCCTTCCCAAGGCTCATGTTACGACCTCTGGCAACTCGTTCCAGAAACGCATCATAAATCGCATCCAAAGAGGCATTTAAACGCTGCCAGCCGCGCTGACTGAATTGCTCCGAACTGCTCCACATGCCAGCATTTTCGCCCACATGAACATTTTTCCAGTTGATTCCCCAGTGCGCCCAAAAATCTCCGGTTACCATTTTACCAGCCGCAACTCCAATGGAGCCTGTAAGCGTTCCTGGGTGGGCAACAATCTTATCAGCAAACGCTGCAATCCAGTACCCGCCAGAAGCCGTCATATCACTCATGGAAACGATGACCGGCAATCCTGCACTTTGGGCTTTGGTTACAGCACGAGCAATACTTTCAGATGCCACCGGCGAACCACCACCGCTATTGATACGCAGCACAATGGCAGCTACATCTGGGTCTTCAACCGCTTTTTTGAAAGCATAGCTCATTTCGCGAGCCCCCATGGCCAGGTTACCAAACGGATCCACTCTGTGGCTGCGGTCCCGGTGGATGTTGCCCTCACCATAGATCAGAGCAATTTTGGCCTGACCTGGTTTAGCCTGGAGTAAGGGAGTGCGCCTAAGGTATTTACCGGTTGAAATCATTGGTAGCTTTTGGTCCGTCCTTTTAGAAAGCCATTGTGGCACCTCATCAAAATAGCCAAGTTTGTCTACGAGGCCGCTGTCAAATGCTTCCTGCGTTAAAAAAGGGCCTTTATCAACAAGAGCTCGCACTTGCTCGCTAGCTAATTTTCTGCTCTTGCCTATATCTTTGCTGATTTGCTGCATGAATGATTCTAAAACAACCTTAAGAGCTTCTCGGCTTGCGGGGGTAAAATCAGTCTCTGTCAGGGATTCAGTAAGTGATTTATACTCCCTGCGTCCCTCAACTTGTGGTTTCAACTTCAAGGAATCAAGCGCTTCGCGCGCAAAAGGGGATTCGGCGTAGAGACCGGTTAAGCCAACAGATCCCATAGGTTGCAACCAAATTTCCTGGCAAGCCGTTGCCAGATAATAAGGAATGGTTCCTGACGCTTCGCCATAGCTATCAGCAAAAGCAATGGTTAGCTTGGGATTTTCGGTATTAGCTTTCCGGAATCTTTTAACCGCATCTCGAATTTCTTGTGCTTGCGCCAGGCCAATTTTCGCGTGGTCCAATCGCAAAACAAGCGCAACAACATTTGTATCTTTTGCTGCTTGATCAATGGCATCAACAATATCTTTAAGGGCCATTGGTTTGCCGCCAAGCAATGAAGCTAGTTCAGCAACATGATCATTTTCCACTAAGGGACCACTGATCTCAATAGTGAGAATGGTGGGCTGTTGCAAGGGGTGAACTCGCGGTCCACTCAATGAGATAATGACAAATATGCCTACAGTAATCAGGAGAGTAAAGGCGCCAATAGCAGCCAATAGGCCAACGAAAAATTTTTTCATGAATCCAATCGCTTTTTAATGGTTTGTGTTTGATTGTATCAGAAATCAGAGATCAGAGGGCAGAAATCAGAGGGCAGATGTCAGCAAGGCAGTGCTGCGCTGAAACGCAACACATATATCCTGAACTAACTGGGATTAAAATCGGCATGAAACCCGCTGCTACACTTAAGTTAGTTAAGAGAAATTTCTGACCTCTGATCTCTGACTTCTGACTTCTGACTTCTGACTTCTGACTTCTGACTTCTGACTTCTGATTTCTGGCCTACACCAGCTGTGACAAGAAAGTTTGCATAGGCGCTATAGTAGGCTGAGTCAGTGCCAAGCAATCTTGTTCAACATAGGGAAGGTCAAAAGCCAGTTGCAAAACGTGAGGAACTTGAAGTTGTTCTTTAAAAATATAAAGATTTTTACTTAAAGATTCTTTTGCTGATGCTTTAATTTCGATGAGGATCCAGGGTTTTTCTTCTTTTGTTATTAAAAAATCAACTTCTCGTTTGTCTTTATCGCGCAAAAAAGTTCGACCAAAATAGCATATACATCGGAATAGTCAAGACTATTTCGATATTGGCATCGAAATAGTCGAAGTTGAGAAGAGAGAAATTTGATTTTTGCAAGTGTTCCCTGATGTCCAGGTCAATTCCAAAAAACTTAATAAGGTGCAGCAAAAGTTTTAGCAGGGACAGCTTTCAGTGACCACCGTTTCACCGACTACCAAACAACATCCGCTTTAAAATATCATCCCGGCAAACAAAGTGGTGGTACAGGGCAGCGCTAATATGTAAACCCAACAACAAAACCCATAGATAGATCAATTGC containing:
- the sppA gene encoding signal peptide peptidase SppA, whose translation is MKKFFVGLLAAIGAFTLLITVGIFVIISLSGPRVHPLQQPTILTIEISGPLVENDHVAELASLLGGKPMALKDIVDAIDQAAKDTNVVALVLRLDHAKIGLAQAQEIRDAVKRFRKANTENPKLTIAFADSYGEASGTIPYYLATACQEIWLQPMGSVGLTGLYAESPFAREALDSLKLKPQVEGRREYKSLTESLTETDFTPASREALKVVLESFMQQISKDIGKSRKLASEQVRALVDKGPFLTQEAFDSGLVDKLGYFDEVPQWLSKRTDQKLPMISTGKYLRRTPLLQAKPGQAKIALIYGEGNIHRDRSHRVDPFGNLAMGAREMSYAFKKAVEDPDVAAIVLRINSGGGSPVASESIARAVTKAQSAGLPVIVSMSDMTASGGYWIAAFADKIVAHPGTLTGSIGVAAGKMVTGDFWAHWGINWKNVHVGENAGMWSSSEQFSQRGWQRLNASLDAIYDAFLERVARGRNMSLGKAESVAKGRIWSGSDALKLGLVDQLGGMQVAIELAKQEAKLVDIEVPVEVFPHPLTVPQQILKLLNPDENDETVSVGIMPQIMASIMRSVIAAKNWVLSGNDRTVEVDLAVS